The DNA sequence AGAAATCCTGGCAGTACCAGGATGAGGACGGCACAGTACTGGGCCAGAAAGTAACACCACTGGATCGTGCAGGCCTGTACGTGCCTGGCGGGAAAGCGGCTTATCCATCATCGGTTCTGATGAACGCCATCCCGGCGAAAGTTGCCGGTGTCAGAGAGGTCATTATGGTGGTTCCCACCCCGGATGGGGTTGTGAACGATCTGGTGCTGGCCGCTGCCGCTATTGCGGGTGTTGATCGAGTGTTTACTATAGGTGGTGCTCAGGCTGTCGGTGCACTTGCTTATGGCACAGAAACCATCCCTGCAGTCGATAAAATTGTTGGCCCTGGCAACATCTTTGTGGCCACAGCAAAACGTGAAGTCTTTGGTACTGTGGGTATAGACATGATCGCCGGGCCGTCGGAAATTCTGGTGATTTGCGACGGCAGGACTGACCCGGACTGGATTGCTATGGATCTGTTTTCCCAGGCCGAGCATGACGAACAGGCTCAGTCCATCCTTGTCAGTCCCGATGCGGGTTTCCTTGACGCCGTCGAGGCAAGCATTAACAAGCTACTGCCAACCATGGAGCGCGCCGACATTATCCGCACCTCCATGGCCGACCGGGCAGCACTGATCCAGGTTGCCGATCTCAGCGAGGCCGCTAAGGTTTCGAACCGCATAGCTCCGGAACACCTGGAGTTGTCGGTTGAAGACCCGGAAACCCTGCTGAAAGAAATCCGCCACGCTGGCGCCATTTTTATGGGGCGATATACAGCCGAAGCTCTGGGTGACTACTGCGCTGGTCCGAATCACGTGCTGCCTACCAGCGGAACGGCCCGCTTCTCATCCCCATTGGGCGTCTACGACTTCCAGAAGCGGTCTTCTATTATAGGTTTCAGTGCCCGGGGTGCTGACCGGATGGGGCGCGTTGCATCGGTTCTTGCGAGAGGCGAAGGGTTAACAGCTCACGCACGTTCAGCTGAATACAGGATTAAAAGCGATGAGTAAGTTCTGGAGCCCCTTGGTCAGCAGTCTGGTTCCCTACGTGCCGGGCGAGCAGCCCAAAATGGCCAATCTGGTGAAGCTGAATACCAACGAAAATCCGTTCGGCCCCTCACCAAAAGTCATAGAGGCCATACAGGCAGAGCTCAACGATAACCTCCGCCTCTACCCGGATCCGGAAGGGGAAAGTCTGCGCAAGACTCTGGCCGACTACCACAGCGTAAGGCCTGAGCAGGTTTTCCTGGGCAACGGCTCGGATGAGGTTCTGGCCCACATTTTTCACGCCTTGTTCCAGCACGGCGAGCCTGTTCTGTTCCCGGACGTAACCTATAGCTTCTATCCGGTTTACTGTGGCCTCTACAACATTGAAGGCAAAACGGTTCCTCTCACGGACAGTTTTGAGATTAATCCGGAAGACTACAGGCAGCCAAATGGCGGAATCATCTTTCCGAACCCCAATGCGCCCACTGGTCGTTGTTTGGAGCTTGAACACATAGAGTCGATCCTCCGGGCTAATCCGGACCGTGTTGTAGTGGTTGATGAGGCCTACATAGACTTCGGTGGCGAAACTGCTATATCCCTTGTGGATAGATATCCTAATCTTCTGGTTTGCCAGACACTCTCCAAAGCCCGTTCACTGGCTGGTCTTCGCGTGGGGTTTGCCATTGGTCACCCGGATCTGATTGAAGCCCTTAACCGTGTTAAAGACAGCTTTAACAGCTACCCGCTGGACAGGCTTGCACAGGCAGGCGCAAAAGCCGCTTATGAAGACGAAGCCTGGTTCCAGAAGTCCTGTAAAGGCGTGATTTCTGAGCGGGAGCGCGTGACAGAAAGTCTGAAAGGTCTGAACTTTGAAGTTTTGCCCTCAAAAGCCAACTTTGTTTTTGCCCGTCATAGAGAGAAGTCTGGTGAAAGCCTGGCGAAGGCGCTCAGGGAGCAGGGCATTATCGTTCGCCACTTCAACAAGCCCAGGATCAGCGATTTTTTGAGGATTACCATTGGTACTCCTGACCAGAATGATGCGTTGATTGCCGGGCTTGAGTCTTTGTAACCAATCGAAGTCCGAGAGAGGCTTGCGGGAAGAAGCGTTCCGGGAATGTCGGAGGCCATGGACGGCCGGAGACAAGCGCACATGGATGTGCTCGTAGCGGTTCCCGGAACGCTTCTTCCCGCAAGCCGGTAACTCCGAAGTACAGGTTTTGTCAGGAGGGAAACGCAAATGGCTCATCGCGACAGTATTCTTGCGAAGCTGAATGAGTGGCTGCAGCCCGAAAACTTTCAGGACTATTGCCCGAATGGACTGCAGGTTGAAGGCAAGGGCGACGTAAAAACCATCATCACTGGTGTGACCGCCTCCCGCGCATTAATCGAAGCGGCCATTGCCGCCAATGCCGATATGGTAATTGTTCACCACGGGTATTTCTGGAAAGGCGAAGACCAGCGCATCCAGGGTATGAAACGCGATCGTCTCAAGCTGCTTCTGGATAACGATATAAATCTGGTTGCTTATCACCTCCCTCTGGACGACCACCCCATATACGGCAATAACCGTCAGCTAGCCGACGTTCTTGGTATACAGAGCCCGCGCCCGTTAAACGGTTTGGTGTGGGAAGGTGAACTTCAGGAAGCAATGAGCCCCGAACAGTTAGGGGTACTCATTGCCGGAGCGCTTCACCGTGAACCCTTGAGAGTTGGCGACGGGAAAGCGAATATCAGAAAGGTAGGGTGGTGCACCGGCGCTGCGCAAGGGTTTATCAATACGGCGGTTGACGCCGGCCTGGATGCGTACATCAGTGGTGAAATTTCTGAACCGACTACCCACACGGCCAGAGAGTGCGGTATACACTATTACTCTGCAGGCCACCACGCAACGGAGCGTTACGGGGTGAAGGCAGTCGGTGATGCATTGGAAAATGAGTTTGGCGTCATACACCGGTTTATCGATTGCGATAACCCGGTATGATCAGGCCTCAGCAGCCTTGTCACCTTTTTTGAGTCCAAAGTCCTCAGACAGTGTCCCGGAAGTCTTGGGGGCGTAGTCCCTTGGTGGTTCCACGCCATCCTCGCTGACTTCCTCCAGGCGCTTGCGGGATGTTTCTTCTGCCAGTTCGGCCATCCAGTCTTCATCATTACACAAGCGGTTTGCGCCACGAGCCATGTGCTGATTCACATCGCGGTACGCATCATTAAACCGGCGCAGCAAGTGGGCCGACTCCATAAAGTGCTCGTTCACCTGGGCCTGGTAACGGGTATACTCGTTGCGCAGCTCCTCCACTTTCTGTTCCGCACGGCGTTGCCGGAGAGAGGACCCCTGCCCCGAGCGGCCTACAAGTGCTCCGATGACAATGCCAACAATCAGTGCGGCAATCGCTGCCAGAATCAGGTTTGTCATATGCTGTGTCGTCCTGTTGCCTGAAAAGTGAACCAATCCGTGTGGGCCAGTATAACGCTCACAGCCTCATCAGCCCATGCTTGCGTGCTGCGCCTATCGTCGTATTGCTCTGTCAGCCGGTCAGCGTGGCGAAAAAACCGTAAATAAGCGATAATGCGCCGCCCCGAAATCAACGATCAGACCCTGGGATTCCCTGATGACAGCTTCTATGCCTTCTGAAACGAATGCACTCCCAACCCCCTGGCA is a window from the Marinobacter sp. ANT_B65 genome containing:
- the hisD gene encoding histidinol dehydrogenase, which gives rise to MTVNIKRLNASRSDFDSTLATLLAWDDSVDHQVNETVRHILHEVKTGGDRAVLEFTEKFDRLDVSSVAELEMSQSRLQQALKSIPEDQRVALEHAAARVRDYHERQNQKSWQYQDEDGTVLGQKVTPLDRAGLYVPGGKAAYPSSVLMNAIPAKVAGVREVIMVVPTPDGVVNDLVLAAAAIAGVDRVFTIGGAQAVGALAYGTETIPAVDKIVGPGNIFVATAKREVFGTVGIDMIAGPSEILVICDGRTDPDWIAMDLFSQAEHDEQAQSILVSPDAGFLDAVEASINKLLPTMERADIIRTSMADRAALIQVADLSEAAKVSNRIAPEHLELSVEDPETLLKEIRHAGAIFMGRYTAEALGDYCAGPNHVLPTSGTARFSSPLGVYDFQKRSSIIGFSARGADRMGRVASVLARGEGLTAHARSAEYRIKSDE
- the hisC gene encoding histidinol-phosphate transaminase, with the protein product MSKFWSPLVSSLVPYVPGEQPKMANLVKLNTNENPFGPSPKVIEAIQAELNDNLRLYPDPEGESLRKTLADYHSVRPEQVFLGNGSDEVLAHIFHALFQHGEPVLFPDVTYSFYPVYCGLYNIEGKTVPLTDSFEINPEDYRQPNGGIIFPNPNAPTGRCLELEHIESILRANPDRVVVVDEAYIDFGGETAISLVDRYPNLLVCQTLSKARSLAGLRVGFAIGHPDLIEALNRVKDSFNSYPLDRLAQAGAKAAYEDEAWFQKSCKGVISERERVTESLKGLNFEVLPSKANFVFARHREKSGESLAKALREQGIIVRHFNKPRISDFLRITIGTPDQNDALIAGLESL
- a CDS encoding Nif3-like dinuclear metal center hexameric protein, encoding MAHRDSILAKLNEWLQPENFQDYCPNGLQVEGKGDVKTIITGVTASRALIEAAIAANADMVIVHHGYFWKGEDQRIQGMKRDRLKLLLDNDINLVAYHLPLDDHPIYGNNRQLADVLGIQSPRPLNGLVWEGELQEAMSPEQLGVLIAGALHREPLRVGDGKANIRKVGWCTGAAQGFINTAVDAGLDAYISGEISEPTTHTARECGIHYYSAGHHATERYGVKAVGDALENEFGVIHRFIDCDNPV
- a CDS encoding YhcB family protein, translated to MTNLILAAIAALIVGIVIGALVGRSGQGSSLRQRRAEQKVEELRNEYTRYQAQVNEHFMESAHLLRRFNDAYRDVNQHMARGANRLCNDEDWMAELAEETSRKRLEEVSEDGVEPPRDYAPKTSGTLSEDFGLKKGDKAAEA